The region aaaagctattttaaaaactgatataacAGACCATTTCCCCATTTTCGTTACAATTAACAcctatacagaaaaaaaaattgaaaaaaaaaaagtaataaagaaacGAATTTTATTCAGAATAACTTTAACTCATTCAAAGACCAGCTATCTTTACTAAATTGGagtaatataaacattaatgatAATGCAAATGAcatatatgaaacttttttcaaaactttttattcagtATATGACGCTAACTTTCCCTTTGTCGAAATAATTGCAAAACCTAAGAGTTTGAACCAGAGCCGTGGCTAGGCTCCCCCACACACCCCAACTGGGGGGGGGGCAGCATTTTTAGGGgccttttttgttatttgaaattatttttttttgtattttttataataagaatatttgaatatatatatatatatatatatatatatatatatatatatatatatatatatatatatatatatatatatatatatatatagttactgttactaataataaaaaaacatggcTTTTTAAACACGATATTACCAAAATTAAGCAAGcgtgaaaaaatcaataatatttttcatgtagtaaaaaaataaaaaaaatgtttaactccCGAGGTCcgatttttatgaaaaacgcGAGCTTTATAAAAATCTCTCAAACCGTTAAAGAGAAATATTAAGCAGCAGTCAATCGTGcgaagaaatatatttctctAATTCGCATATTTTATTAGGTGcaaatatgttattatttgtatttagatTACATAtttcaatgtttatttatttataaattataaatcgttttttatttttggcgaTTCACAATTTATCttggtaataatttattttattactatgctatatgttattacttttgctttaatactatgaaataaaaagtctattatttgtttcaattaaatcatacgcattgtttttaaagaaacaaatgtatATAGCATTGGAATGTATATAGCATTGGAAAACTGTTACGCTttgcatttgtttattttaaagttcaaaTGGTTATAAGGCCATTATCATTGaactgatttttttgttattattattattattattattattattattattattattattattattatgcattgttagttttttatatataaaaaaaataaaacaatgaaggtttccaaaaaattataattatatttcgATAGTATATCACGATATAATTATTGGtatgaaaaaagtgaaaagtggTGCCACTAAGAGAAGAGAAAAAGCTGCAGCCAAGGAGGAAATCGCAAATCACCCCAAGCtaacacattttttgaaaccattAGTTAAAACTAGAAGTGATTCGATACCAACAGAAACTACAATTAATTCTGATTGTCATTATTTGAATACTAGAGTAGAGTCAGATAGGTTGATATGCGAGTCTACGTCAAATGCCATAACAATTCCGCCTATTTTTCTCAGTGATGATCCTTCTGAGTGGCCAGATAATGTTTCTGACGCACAGAGGTGTGACATTGTTAAACGTGGTTTCAAAAAGATCGAAATTGATTTTCCATACAATTTAGAAAGAAGACGATTTTCACTAAACTATTATAACCGGAAGATGAAGAATGGAGAAATATTTGAACGCACATGGCTCATATATTCTTTGAACAGCaataaagtgttttgtttttgttgcaaACTTTTTGGGATAACTTCTTCACCATTCCGGCAAGGAAGGAACACTTGGGAAGGCttgtcaaaaaaacttaaagaacacGAAACATGCAGTGCACATTTCAAGTGCTTTAAACAATGGATGACTTTACGAAAAGGTTAActgatattttctttaatttattgctttgttacttttttttcttaattaatttctttttcctCAACTTTGGTAAAGCAGGCATTGCAAATCAAGCTACCATAGACGAGAAACAACAAAAGTTGCTTCATAAAGAGCGGATATTTTGGAGGGCTGTGTTAGAAAGGATACTAGACATTACCTTATTTCTTTCTGCAAGAAATCTTGCATTCCGTGGTTCAGACACAGCCATTGGTTCAAAGAGCAATGAAAACTTTCTTGGGGTGTTTGAATTACTGGCTAAGTATGATACCGTTCTCAATGAGCTTATGCAAAGAATTCAGGACAAAGAAACCAAGGAGCACTACTTGAGCAATGACACACAGAACGAGTTGATTAGATTTTTAGCCAGGGAGATTGAATCCAAAAACCTTTCTAAGGTAAAAAAGGCAAAATAGTATTCTATTATTTTAGATTGTACGCCAGACGTTTTGCACAAAGAACAAATGAGCATTATTCTGCGATCAGTAACATGCACTCCTGGAGTAGGTATCGACATTTCCGAAAATTTCTTTGGATATCTCACAGTAAATGATACCACTGGAAATGGGCTTttcaatgcatttttaaatcaggCAAAAAATTgggatataaatattttagactGCCGAGGTCAATCTTACGATAATGGTGCTAATATGAAAGGAAAAGTAAAAGGTGTTCAAGCAAGGTTTCTGGAAATGAATCCTAAGGCCTTATATGTTCCATGTGCTAACCATTCACTCAATCTTGTTATTGTTGATGGTGCACTATCATCCATCAgtgcaatttctttttttggtgTTCTTTCAAAGTTATACACGCTCTTTTCATCGTCTCCTCCTCGatgggaaattttaaaatcatgcgTGGCAATTTCAGTCAAGCCACAATCAGATACCAGATGGGAAAGTAGAATAAACTGTGTTAAACCACTTCGCTtctatttaaaagaaatcttaGAGGCACTTGAAAAATTGGAAGAACATGCCTTAGAAAAAAGAGATGGGGCAACTTCCACAGAAGTACGATCGCTGACAGAATATATTAGAACATGGCCTTTCTTATTATCAATCATTATTTGGTATGacgttttatttcaaattaacaaATCAAGTAAGCTGCTTCAGTCTTCTGCAACCTCTCTCGACATATTAGCTAGtgaaataaatgcaataaaagcGTTTCTTTATGAGTATCGCGAAAATGGATTTTCTGACGCACGTGTTAAGGCATCAGAAATCGCAGAAGTATTGGgcattgaaaaggttttttcgATAGTGCGttcacgaaaaaaaaaatcgatttaTTCATACGAGTGTGCTGATCACACTTGGCAACCTGAACATCAGTataaagcagatttttttttgccgCTAATTGATATGTCAATTGCATCAGTAAAAGAGCGTTTTGAACAGATCAGCATTGTCACAAAGCTTTATGACTTTCTTTACCGATCTGAGAGTCTTATCAAAGCTTGTAATGAAAATTCTCTGTCTGCTTATtgcaaaaatttgcaaataaagcTTGCTGATATAGATTCAGAGGATTTAGAATCGGAGTTAAAACGTTTTGTCATAGTTATAAAGGAGGAAAATGCTCTCCTAAAATCTGCATATGACTTCCTAAACTACATCTACAAAGAAGAGCTCCAAGAAACTTATCCCAATCTAGTTATTGCGTTACGAATCATTCTTACTTTACCAGTTACTGTTGCAAGTGCAGAACGTAGCTTCAGCAAGTTAAAACTAACTAAAACATTTCATAGGTTAGTATAAATAATCTTGCTTCATTATACATAAATACGTGTAGCTttatttctttgtatttttaaataggtCAACAATGGTTGATGAACGTTTGTCTTCCTTAGCAATGCTGTCTATTGAGAACGAGGTTGCAAGAACATTAAGTTATGAAGGCATAATAAATGAGTTTGCAAGCATGAAAACACGTCGCAAACCCTTTTTTTGATGGTTTGCGACATTCTTCTATTATCTGCGTAATGCATTTACTGTATTTACACTAGCAACTCTatatcaatttaacaattataaaatatatctaattgAATTTAAGCGTTAATTTGATTGCATTTAGTCTAATGAACGGCGACGTTAAAATATGTGAGGTACCCAGCTGTTTTGAAGTAATCTGTAAAGTTTAtccacttttttagaaaaaaaaaattggggccGTAatggttagttttttttttttgggggggggggggggcgtcAAAACCACAAGCCACGGCACTGGTTTGAACTCTCCTTGGATTACCAAGGGTAAGGCCACACGGTTAAGGTTTTTTTCGGTTCGGTTTTTTTCG is a window of Hydra vulgaris chromosome 15, alternate assembly HydraT2T_AEP DNA encoding:
- the LOC136091984 gene encoding zinc finger MYM-type protein 5-like — its product is MAESLNFNEKFIKEQFEHQRNQLENERVENEILKDKHRKLEDRSRRNNLRIDGLNEDKKETWGQTEEKFILYHDIIIGMKKVKSGATKRREKAAAKEEIANHPKLTHFLKPLVKTRSDSIPTETTINSDCHYLNTRVESDRLICESTSNAITIPPIFLSDDPSEWPDNVSDAQRCDIVKRGFKKIEIDFPYNLERRRFSLNYYNRKMKNGEIFERTWLIYSLNSNKVFCFCCKLFGITSSPFRQGRNTWEGLSKKLKEHETCSAHFKCFKQWMTLRKGIANQATIDEKQQKLLHKERIFWRAVLERILDITLFLSARNLAFRGSDTAIGSKSNENFLGVFELLAKYDTVLNELMQRIQDKETKEHYLSNDTQNELIRFLAREIESKNLSKVKKAK
- the LOC136091521 gene encoding zinc finger MYM-type protein 1-like — its product is MSIILRSVTCTPGVGIDISENFFGYLTVNDTTGNGLFNAFLNQAKNWDINILDCRGQSYDNGANMKGKVKGVQARFLEMNPKALYVPCANHSLNLVIVDGALSSISAISFFGVLSKLYTLFSSSPPRWEILKSCVAISVKPQSDTRWESRINCVKPLRFYLKEILEALEKLEEHALEKRDGATSTEVRSLTEYIRTWPFLLSIIIWYDVLFQINKSSKLLQSSATSLDILASEINAIKAFLYEYRENGFSDARVKASEIAEVLGIEKVFSIVRSRKKKSIYSYECADHTWQPEHQYKADFFLPLIDMSIASVKERFEQISIVTKLYDFLYRSESLIKACNENSLSAYCKNLQIKLADIDSEDLESELKRFVIVIKEENALLKSAYDFLNYIYKEELQETYPNLVIALRIILTLPVTVASAERSFSKLKLTKTFHRLV